One window of Equus asinus isolate D_3611 breed Donkey chromosome 7, EquAss-T2T_v2, whole genome shotgun sequence genomic DNA carries:
- the MLH3 gene encoding DNA mismatch repair protein Mlh3 isoform X9, translating into MLVGARVHEPREPTCARPASKAVGGRGVGEGRFEAIISSQRRKPVPGTLTSFPPAMIKRLSVEVQAKLRSGLAICSLGQCVEELALNSIDAEAKCVAVRVNMETFQVQVIDNGFGMGSDDVDKVGNRYFTSKCSSLQDLENLRFYGFRGEALASIADMASAVEISSKKNKTMKTFVKLFQNGKALKACEAELSRPSAGTTVTVYNLFYQLPVRRKCMDPRLEFEKVRQRVEALSLMHPSISFSLRNDVSGSMVLQLPKTKDVCSRFCQIYGLGKSQKLREINFKYKEFELSGYISSEAHYNKNMQFLFVNRRLILRTKLHKLIDFLLRKESIICKPKNGSASRQMTSNPRYRSNPELHGIYVINMQCQFCEYDVCMEPAKTLIEFQNWDTPLVCVQEGVKMFLKKEKLFVELSGEDIKEFSEDNDFSFFNATLQKHVSSDEKGDQVSFQEACNTILDSYEMFNMQSKAVKRKATIENIQNSKDSEAIGKKASDSFLYTYNSDDPGCSKMTESSLQNKDSCHSESEILERETAKASESGENEKHKKSCLELNSSRDPCGTSSEMFASPFQTSYHLEESGEDPEMQKVSTTVNDMTASILKKNRIQNQLERSKDATEMGCQPLPFETTTLRVHDAQREDEKREEEPSNCGRINIFSYGQIKLCSTGFITHVVQREQTKSTETEHLFKNCVRPGPASAKETFGNRTCHSTETPNIKDLTSTLSTEFAQLPNKKVCRTNISYGLENKPVGYKNFAVFQEGSKKSHTGCLLPDTSSSFPWCRHVSNGNEETDKLIGSSKPIAHKKLSLSSQLGSLEKFKRQYGKVKNPLNTEMEENNNFEITTNLSPQVEPDIPQKGKNHLDNSDICKITTVRHNDSNNSCQPVRHILYSEKFPFSKEEDCLEQQMPCLRESPVTLKELSHFSRKTLDVEKSPESLASKLSRMKGSERETQTMEVVSHFNEQLQSDSSRKDSDLGTGLALDSCKLFKNEHKKTESGIVPTSDSVTQDNTFNKDSETYSNNNTTESSVIPETPLVLPCSNSKAGSKDSDVLIASEQQRGSLESPSSMLMSHMEDSTAGQNGTCFQSEDSIARTCSENEESNTRSLDWQQHFDVALGRMVYINKTTGLSTFTAPTEDVQAACTKDLTTVAVDVMLKNGFQYRCHPFRSDLVLPFLPRAREERTAMRQSNRDTVSDAVGSESLQSLFSEWDNPVFARYPEVETCWFWWISMLPMSVSVWSSLLLIPMRSNSHKALVGRNYCLPL; encoded by the exons ATGCTCGTGGGCGCGCGCGTGCATGAGCCGCGCGAGCCAACGTGCGCGCGTCCGGCGTCCAAGGCGGTTGGTGGTAGGGGAGTTGGTGAAGGGCGATTCGAG GCAATTATTTCCAGTCAGAGAAGGaaaccagtgcctggcactctcACCAGCTTTCCTCCTGCCATGATCAAGCGCTTGTCAGTCGAAGTACAAGCCAAATTGCGTTCTGGTTTGGCTATCTGCTCCTTAGGCCAGTGTGTTGAGGAGCTTGCCCTGAACAGTATTGATGCTGAAGCAAAATGTGTGGCTGTCAGGGTGAATATGGAAACCTTCCAAGTTCAAGTGATAGACAATGGATTTGGGATGGGGAGTGATGATGTAGACAAGGTGGGAAATCGTTATTTCACTAGTAAATGCAGCTCTCTGCAGGACTTGGAGAACCTAAGGTTTTATGGTTTCCGAGGGGAGGCCTTGGCAAGTATAGCTGACATGGCCAGTGCTGTGGAAATTTcatccaagaaaaacaaaacaatgaaaacttTTGTGAAACTGTTTCAGAATGGAAAAGCCCTGAAAGCTTGTGAAGCTGAGTTGAGTAGACCAAGCGCTGGGACAACAGTAACAGTCTATAACCTATTTTATCAGTTACCTGTACGAAGGAAATGCATGGATCCCAGACTGGAGTTTGAGAAAGTTAGGCAGAGGGTAGAGGCACTCTCACTCATGcacccttccatttctttctctctgaggaATGATGTTTCTGGTTCCATGGTTCTTCAGCTCCCTAAAACCAAAGACGTATGTTCCCgattttgtcaaatttatggGCTGGGCAAGTCCCAAAAGTTaagggaaataaattttaaatataaagagttTGAGCTCAGTGGCTATATCAGCTCTGAAGCACATTATAATAAGAATATGCAGTTTTTGTTTGTGAATAGAAGGCTAATTTTAAGGACAAAGTTACATAAACTCATTGACTTTTTATTAAGGAAAGAAAGTATTATATGCAAACCAAAGAATGGCTCTGCCAGTAGGCAAATGACTTCAAATCCTCGATATAGGTCCAACCCAGAACTCCATGGGATATATGTAATCAATATGCAGTGCCAATTCTGTGAGTATGATGTGTGCATGGAGCCAGCAAAAACTCTGATTGAGTTTCAGAACTGGGATACTCCTTTGGTTTGCGTTCAGGAAGgagtgaaaatgtttttaaagaaagaaaaattatttgtggaATTATCAGGTGAGGACATAAAGGAATTTAGTGAAGATaatgattttagtttttttaacGCTACTCTTCAGAAGCATGTGTCCTCTGATGAGAAGGGTGACCAGGTCAGTTTCCAAGAAGCATGTAATACTATTTTGGATTCCTATGAAATGTTTAATATGCAGTCAAAAGCTGTGAAAAGAAAAGCTACTATAGAAAACATACAGAATTCTAAGGATTCAGAAGCTATTGGAAAAAAGGCAAGTGATTCATTTTTGTACACTTACAACTCAGATGACCCGGGCTGTAGTAAAATGACGGAGTCATCTTTACAAAACAAAGATAGCTGTCACTCAGAATCAGAGATCTTAGAACGAGAGACAGCTAAAGCATCAGAATcaggagaaaatgagaaacataAAAAATCTTGCTTGGAACTTAACTCTTCAAGAGATCCATGTGGAACCAGTTCAGAAATGTTTGCAAGCCCTTTTCAGACATCGTATCACTTGGAGGAGAGTGGAGAAGATCCAGAAATGCAGAAAGTAAGTACTACTGTTAATGACATGACTGCCAGCATCCTGAAAAAGAATAGAATTCAGAATCAACTCGAGAGATCTAAAGATGCTACTGAGATGGGATGCCAACCTCTGCCTTTTGAGACAACAACATTGAGAGTACATGATGCTCAGAGAGAggatgagaaaagagaagaagaaccTAGTAATTGCGGAAGGATAAACATTTTTAGTTACGGACAAATTAAATTATGTTCCACTGGCTTTATAACTCATGTGGTACAAAGGGAGCAAACTAAATCAACTGAAACagagcatttatttaaaaattgtgttcGACCTGGTCCTGCGAGTGCCAAAGAAACATTTGGAAATAGAACATGCCATTCAACTGAGACTCCAAACATCAAAGATTTAACCAGCACTTTAAGTACAGAATTTGCTCAGCTGCCCAACAAAAAAGTGTGCAGAACAAATATAAGTTACGGGCTAGAGAACAAACCTGTAGGTTATAAAAATTTTGCTGTTTTTCAGGAAGGTAGTAAAAAGTCACATACAGGCTGCTTATTACCTGACACATCCTCCTCTTTCCCTTGGTGTAGACATGTTTCAAATGGTAATGAGGAAACAGATAAGTTGATTGGTTCCTCCAAGCCCATAGCCCATAAGAAGCTAAGCTTAAGTTCACAACTAGGATCTTTAGAGAAGTTTAAGAGGCAATATGGGAAGGTTAAAAATCCTCTGAATAcagaaatggaggaaaataataattttgaaatcacTACCAATCTCAGTCCTCAAGTTGAACCTGACATTCCACAGAAAGGTAAGAACCACTTGGACAACTCTGACATTTGTAAAATCACTACTGTGAGACATAATGATTCAAATAATAGTTGTCAACCAGTCCGTCACATTCTTTACTCAGAGAAGTTTCCATTCTCCAAGGAAGAAGATTGTTTGGAACAACAGATGCCTTGCTTAAGAGAAAGTCCTGTGACTCTAAAGGAGTTATCTCATTTTAGCAGAAAAACTTTGGATGTTGAGAAGTCACCTGAATCTCTAGCCTCTAAATTATCCAGAATGAAAGGTTCTGAGAGAGAGACTCAAACAATGGAAGTGGTGAGTCACTTTAATGAACAACTACAATCGGATTCCAGTAGGAAAGACAGTGACTTGGGCACTGGGTTAGCCCTAGATTCCtgtaagttatttaaaaatgagcataAAAAAACAGAGAGTGGCATCGTCCCAACATCGGACTCTGTCACACAGGATAATACCTTCAATAAAGATAGTGAAACATATTCTAACAACAATACAACAGAGAGCTCTGTGATACCAGAAACTCCTTTGGTATTACCCTGTAGTAATTCTAAAGCTGGCAGTAAAGATTCAGATGTTCTTATAGCTTCAGAACAACAGAGAGGAAGTCTTGAATCTCCCAGTAGCATGTTAATGAGTCACATGGAAGATTCCACAGCTGGCCAAAATGGAACTTGTTTTCAGAGTGAGGACTCTATAGCAAGAACTTGTTCTGAAAATGAAGAGTCAAACACACGTTCTTTGGATTGGCAGCAGCATTTTGATGTAGCCCTGGGAAGAATGGTTTATATCAACAAAACAACTGGACTTAGCACTTTCACTGCTCCTACTGAGGATGTTCAGGCTGCTTGTACTAAAGATCTGACAACTGTGGCTGTGGATGTCATGCTCAAGAATG GATTTCAGTACAGGTGTCATCCTTTTAGAAGCGACCttgttcttcctttccttcctagaGCTCGGGAAGAGAGGACTGcgatgagacagagtaacagag ATACCGTGTCCGATGCTGTTGGTAGTGAATCGCTTCAGTCTTTGTTCTCAGAATGGGACAATCCCGTATTTGCTCGTTATCCAGAG